The genomic segment GGCCCCGGCCGACTCGACGAGGCCGCGGATCTCGTCGCACGGGTCGGCCTCGTTCGCCCACGGCCGGTCCGGCAGCGCCACGCTGACCAGCACCGCCTTTTCGCTCGCGACCGAGAACTGTTCCCGCTGGGTGTCGAATGCCTTGCTGATGGTCAGGTCCTCCGGCGCGGTTCGCGCCGCACACATTGTAAGCGAAGCGCGGGGCCGAAAGAAAGGCAGCGTTCAGCCGCAGATTTCACAGATAAACGCAGATTTGAAAAGACAAGAGCGCGCTCAGACTGATTCGTCGCCCCGGGCGCGGCGGTCCGCCGACTGCGGGTGCCTTTCAACTTTGCGTCCGTCTGTGCAATCTGCGGATCGCGCGCTCCCTCAAAACGCCCGCGGCCGCTCAGGTTTTGAGGGCCGGGTCACTTCCCCTCGCCGCCCGGCAGGAGCGGCACCTTGGGCATGGCGATTTCGCCCGTGCCGGAGAACACCGGGTCGACCGTGACGCTGAAGGTCTTGCGGTCGGGGTTCAACTTGTACGTGGCCCGGATGTCGCCGGTGCCGCTCGAGATGCCCGGCATGCGCATCTCCGTCGGGGCGGTGACGACCGGCAGCGCCGAGCCGCCGGAACTCGAGATCGGGGTGGACATCATCGAGCCCGCGGTGCCGACCCCGCCGCCGATCCCGGACACCCCGGTGGTCAGCGGCGCGCCGGTCGATTCGGTGCGGAGGCTCGTCGTCACCACCTCCTCCGCGACGTCCGCCAGCGTCACCCGCGAGCCGCCGACGAGGTCGATCCGGACCGGGGCGGCCCCCGTGAGCGGGACCTCGATCAGGTCCACCACCTCGCGCGGGGTGCCCTTGAACTTGGTCACCTTCACGGTCGCCCGGCCGCCGATCGGCTTGCCGAACGCCTGCTTGACGGTGACGTAGTAGGTGCCGCTGAACGCGCTGGCGGCCGTGTACACCTCGGAGCGGTCGTTCCGCTGCTCGAGGATGTCGGCCTTCAGCACGCCGCCGGCGGAGGTCCGCTTGGTGGTGGCCGAGCACACGGACCCGACCGGCTCGGCGACCACGAGGTCGAGGTCGGCGTTGCCCTGCCACAGCAGCTCGATCACCAGGTCGCGCTGGGCCTGCTCGGCGATCGCGCGGGCCAGCGGCGCGGTGTCCCGGCCGTTGGCCTTGAGCTTGGCCTCCAGCTTCGGCAGCCGCTCCGCGGTCTGCTTGTGGTAGTCGATGCCGTCGGTCGTGCTCCAGTCGCGCTTGAGCAGGTTGTCCGCCGCCCACATGACGGCGTCGCTCCGCACGTCGGTGGCGAACTCGGCGTAGGCCAGGGCGTTGGCGTACGGGGTCGGGTCGTTCGGGCTGCACGCGGCGGCCCGGCGGCAGAACGCGACCGCCTGGTTGTGGTTCTTCAGGCCGGCCTCGGCCCGGGCCGCCTTCAGGTACGCCTTGGCGCTGGTCGGGTCGAGGTCCACGGCGGAGACGGCCGCCCGCTCCACCTCGGCCGGGTTGCTCCCCGCCGCCGCCTGGAGGGCCACCGCGAGGGCCTCGTGCGCCCAGTCGTCGGTCGCCAGCCCCTTGCGGAGGTTGCCCTTGAGGACCTCCACCGCCGCGCCGAACTCGTCGAACTCCATCAGGAACTCGGCCGCCGCCACGATCAGGCCGGGGTCGGTCACGGTCCAGTCGATCGCGTTGCTCCACATGGTCCGCGGGTCGTTCCCGAGGCGCTTGCGCAGCTCGACGTCATCGACCTTCGGGTTGTTCATCTTCGGCTTGTCGGCCGCCACGAGCGGACCGGGGTCCTTCACCGGCGACGCGGCCGCGACCTGGTCTTTCGGCCGCGCGTTGACCGGGTCCTTCGGCGCGGGCGGGGTGTTCGGCCCGATGACGACCCGACCGTCCCCCTTCTGCGGGGCCGCGGCCATGCCGTCGTTGCCCTTCTTGAGCTTGACGGACGCCGCCGAGTGGTAGCGGGTGGTCCCGCGGACGATCAGCGCCCGGGCGGGCGGGTAGTAGCCGAGCGAGTTCAGCTTCGCGGCCGGCAGCGCCGGCGTTTCGTCCTCACCCATTCCCGGCATCGGTCGGGAGCCGGGGATGTTGGCCCACTCGCCCTTCGCCACGGTTTCGAAGATCAGGTTCATGAGCAGCCGGCTCTGGTCGCCGCCCTGGAGGCCGAACTGGCCGCCCAGGTTACCGAACTGGCCGAGGTTGCCGCCGGTGACGCCGGCGATCCCGCCGCCGAAGCCGATGTTCGCCTGGTTCCCGAGCTGGTTGGCCCCGTTGCCGAACGGCCCCGCGCCCATCATCTGACCGGCCTGGCCCAAGCCGCCTTGGCCCACGCCGCCGAAGCCGCCGAAGCCGCCGAGGTTCTGGAGGCCGCCGCCGAAGAGGCTGGCCTGCCCGAAGATGGCCAAGTTCTGGTTCTGGAACTGCTGGTTCTGGAACAGCACCTGCTGGTTCACCGAACTCGGGATCGGGATCGCCAGGTCGGCGACCGGGAACACCCGGGTCATCTTCTCTTCCAGGCGGCGGTCGAACGTGGTGATCTCGATGTACTCCGGGCGGACGATGTACGTGGCGTTCATCGACAGGAGGACGATGTCGAGGAAGTTGCCCAGCTTCAGGCCGCGGAGGGCGGTCGCCGCGAGCTTGGGCTTCTCCTCCTTGATGTTCGGCTGGCCGTCGGCCTTGAAGTACTCCTCCATGATGACGAAGCTCACGTTGTACTTCTTGGACAGGGTCTGGAGCAGTTCGAAGAGCGGGATGTCGTTGATCTTCGTGTCGCCCAGATCGACCTCGGCCCCCTCGATGACGCTCTTGAGCTGCACCTGGGTCGGGCTGGGGGCCGGCCCCAGGTTGGAGTTCAGGTAGGCGTCGCGGCGGAGCCCGGTCAGCTCGCGCCACACCGCGGCCGGCGGGAAGTGGACCGGCGGCTCGTCGGGGTACGGGATGTGCGACTTCTCGGTCTGCATCATGGCGAGCAGGAACCGGTCCTGGCGGATGCGGACCAGCTCCTTCCACTCGCGCAACTGGGTGGCCTGCTGGCCGATGATGTAGCTGGCCGTGGCGGTCACCGGGACCGGCAGGCCCTTGACGGTCTTCTCCTGCACCATCAGTTGCGCTTCCTGGTAGGCCAGCTCGTAGCGGGCCTGCTGCATCAGCTGGCGGAACTGGTCGATCCGGTTCTTGTCGACGGCCTCGGCGTCCTGCGCCCGGTCGAACTCGTTGAGCCGCTGGCGGGTGCGGGAGACGGCCGCCCGCTCGGCGTCGGCCTGGCGCTTGATCTCGGCGCCCTTGACGAACACCTCGCGCATCACGGCCTCGAGGTCGGCGACCATCTGGCGGCGGGCGTCGTCGCCGATGGCGTCGTAGGCGAGGATCTCGTCGCGCTGCCGCTTGAGGTCCTGGTACGCCGCGTCGGGGTCGGTGCGGAGCAGCGCCCGGCCGCGCTGGACGGTCGCGGCGGTCAGCACCTTGTACCGCTGCTCCTCGATCTGGCGGCGGGCCGCGGCCTCTTTCAGGAGGTCGGCCGCGGCGGGGGGCCCCGGGCGCCGGCGGGGCCGGCGGCTCGGCCGCCCCGGGCTCCTGGAGGATGGCGCGGGCGGCCTCGTTCGGGGAGAGCTTGGTCGCGCCGACCTTGGCGTTGATCCGCTTGGTGAGGTCGGCCTTGGTCAGCTTGCCGGCCCGCATCCGGGCGACGAGCGCCGCGCCGGAGGTCGCCTCCTTATCGGTCGGGTCCACCTTGATCGCGGCGGCGTACAGCTTCTCGGCCTCGTCCAGCCGGTCCACACTCACGGCCCACACGGCCTGCGTGAGGAACTCGTCGCGGTACAGCTTCACCTGCGTGCTGGCGAGCGCCAGGGCGCGGTCCGACTGGAGCATGGCCGGCGCGTCCTTGTGCGGCGCGTTCCGCCACTGGTCGAGCATCAGGCTGAGGAAGAAGTGGTCGAGCTGCGGGGCGGGCAGCGGCTGGGTCAGCGCCAGCGTGACCGGCTTGGCGTTGACGAGCCCGTCGATCGTCAGGGTCACGGCGCCGGCCAGCGGCTTGGCGACCTTGCCCATCACCAGCGTGGCGCGGTCGGCGCGGAGCGGGGGCAACTTGGTCGGGTACGACTCGCCCACCTCGTCGCCGAACCGCCACTTCTCCGGCTTGACCACCGGCACGTCCAGGGCGGCCTTCACGCGGGCGAAGAACGCGGTCCGCTGGGCCGGAACGGTCAGGTCCTCCTGCAGGCGCACCACCGCGCCGCCGGTGAGGGCGGCCAGGCCGTGCAGGTTGTGCGCGTCGAGCTTCAGCCCGAGCGGCACGGCGAAGAAGTACACGTCGGCCAGGTCCAACCGGTTGCCCAGCGCGAGGCGGTCGGTCTCGGTCACCTCCTTGTACGCGCTCTCCCCGTCGCCGAGGTACAGCACCACCTGGTGCCGGCCGCGGTTCGGGGCGAGGGTCGCAACGGCCTTCTCGACGCCGCCCTTGAGGTCGGCCGCGCCCGAGCCGTACTCGATCTCGGTGAGCGCCGACGCGGCCTCCAGCACGTTGGCGGCGTGCGCCGGCTGGAAGTCGCGGGTGAGCGCCCGGGTGGTGGCCGGGGTGTTGA from the Frigoriglobus tundricola genome contains:
- a CDS encoding DUF4974 domain-containing protein, which produces MLTAATVQRGRALLRTDPDAAYQDLKRQRDEILAYDAIGDDARRQMVADLEAVMREVFVKGAEIKRQADAERAAVSRTRQRLNEFDRAQDAEAVDKNRIDQFRQLMQQARYELAYQEAQLMVQEKTVKGLPVPVTATASYIIGQQATQLREWKELVRIRQDRFLLAMMQTEKSHIPYPDEPPVHFPPAAVWRELTGLRRDAYLNSNLGPAPSPTQVQLKSVIEGAEVDLGDTKINDIPLFELLQTLSKKYNVSFVIMEEYFKADGQPNIKEEKPKLAATALRGLKLGNFLDIVLLSMNATYIVRPEYIEITTFDRRLEEKMTRVFPVADLAIPIPSSVNQQVLFQNQQFQNQNLAIFGQASLFGGGLQNLGGFGGFGGVGQGGLGQAGQMMGAGPFGNGANQLGNQANIGFGGGIAGVTGGNLGQFGNLGGQFGLQGGDQSRLLMNLIFETVAKGEWANIPGSRPMPGMGEDETPALPAAKLNSLGYYPPARALIVRGTTRYHSAASVKLKKGNDGMAAAPQKGDGRVVIGPNTPPAPKDPVNARPKDQVAAASPVKDPGPLVAADKPKMNNPKVDDVELRKRLGNDPRTMWSNAIDWTVTDPGLIVAAAEFLMEFDEFGAAVEVLKGNLRKGLATDDWAHEALAVALQAAAGSNPAEVERAAVSAVDLDPTSAKAYLKAARAEAGLKNHNQAVAFCRRAAACSPNDPTPYANALAYAEFATDVRSDAVMWAADNLLKRDWSTTDGIDYHKQTAERLPKLEAKLKANGRDTAPLARAIAEQAQRDLVIELLWQGNADLDLVVAEPVGSVCSATTKRTSAGGVLKADILEQRNDRSEVYTAASAFSGTYYVTVKQAFGKPIGGRATVKVTKFKGTPREVVDLIEVPLTGAAPVRIDLVGGSRVTLADVAEEVVTTSLRTESTGAPLTTGVSGIGGGVGTAGSMMSTPISSSGGSALPVVTAPTEMRMPGISSGTGDIRATYKLNPDRKTFSVTVDPVFSGTGEIAMPKVPLLPGGEGK